The Eubacterium maltosivorans genome includes the window TCAAGATGTTCTGGCGAGGCAAACTGGCCGAAGAAGGCGTCCGCGCGGGCGTCATAGGTCTCCACAAGCTCGTCAAAAATAGCCTGCTTTCCCTTATAGTGATTGTAAATGGAGCTTTCCTTTATGCCGACGGCCCGGGCGATATCCCGAACGGATACGGCGCTGTAGCCTTTTGAACTGAATAGTGTCAGTGCTTCACAGGCAATCCTTTCCTTGGTATTCATCATTATTCTCCTCAATAAAAACTAACGATCGTTAGTCTTATTGTACACGAACGATCGTTAGTCTGTCAATAAATCTTAAGGATTTTATTCCCATCTAAAAAAACGGATGGATACAATAACGCAGATAACTGCCAGGATAACCATCACCGCAACCGGCACCGCGGCATTTTCGATGGGCAGCCCCAGCGCGGCGTTTTTCATGAGCTTTACGCCCTGGGTCAGAGGCATAATATCCGCTACGCGCTGCAGCGCTGCGGGCATAACCTCATAGGGGAGCGTCGCGCCGGAAAAAATCAGCATTGGAAAATACAAAACAGTACACAGCAGATTGGCGGTCTTGATATTTCCAGCCACGCTGGCTACCAGCATTCCCAGGCTGTAGATGGAGACTGTGACAAGCAGAAAAGACAAACCAAAGTAAAGGAGGGATCCCCCCTTCCACCCGCCGCCAAACATCCGGCAAATTCCATAAACCATAATCATGGCCACGAGGGCGTAAACAAAATTGACAATCATTTGCACAAAGAGCAGCATTCCCGGACTTACAGGCGTTACCTCGAAACGTTTAAGTATTTTACGGTGACGGTAATCTGCCAAAGCCAGGGGCAGCCCCATCAGGCCTGTGGCGCAAATGCCAATGCCTGAGAGCGCCCCGAAGGACTGTGCCATAAATGAGTACCCCGCTCCGTCAAAGGCAGGCTTTGCTCCGTAGATGACACCGATAATCACAGCCACAACAGCCGGCGAAAAA containing:
- a CDS encoding ABC transporter permease; the protein is MRAFKSLFWVELKLSVRAMNLVLFGLFSPAVVAVIIGVIYGAKPAFDGAGYSFMAQSFGALSGIGICATGLMGLPLALADYRHRKILKRFEVTPVSPGMLLFVQMIVNFVYALVAMIMVYGICRMFGGGWKGGSLLYFGLSFLLVTVSIYSLGMLVASVAGNIKTANLLCTVLYFPMLIFSGATLPYEVMPAALQRVADIMPLTQGVKLMKNAALGLPIENAAVPVAVMVILAVICVIVSIRFFRWE